The following are encoded together in the Scomber japonicus isolate fScoJap1 chromosome 20, fScoJap1.pri, whole genome shotgun sequence genome:
- the LOC128381788 gene encoding scavenger receptor cysteine-rich type 1 protein M130-like — protein MELVNWSLNAIDRIFSTRSLGSGEPVCPDGTFAAGYTMDSWERWRVVCLAILSVEDIEDVYIFGTMITGYLLIGIGIALVYREIRGSVSAVKISTKLPDMIEGVGRAVSTQTAIMNRNNMENMDRAISAQNVVIDRKMGIILEKLSALRGQRDRFDRFEDQNGQIDGKVQRYFRELEEREREWSREDRAGSRNEDSRRSVWRISSYCVQSGSALRDCVSSYSSSSILELTCSDSVRLVNGTSLCSGRLEVKSEQSWSSVCEADFDQQDAEVVCRELDCGTPSVLQGALYGEVEAPMWTKEFQCGGHESALLDCRRSDSARRTCSPGKAVGLTCSPEPVRLVGGASRCAGTLEVKRGEWRPVTDYDWTLSNSGWTLKEADVICRYLDCGSAVTTGSRNEDSYRYVWWISSYCLQSGSALRDCVSSYSSSSIVELTCSGKSIMMQICVVMSLQASRGQKSDPQENIELDYINLGVSRAEGEPAEEEGAQGAE, from the exons ATGGAATTGGTCAACTGGTCTCTCAACGCAATTGACAGAATTTTCTCGACGAGAAGCTTGGGTTCGGGGGAACCTGTCTGTCCTGATGGAACGTTCGCCGCTGGCTACACGATGGACTCGTGGGAGAGGTGGAGGGTCGTGTGCCTGGCGATTCTTTCCGTTGAGGACATCGAGGATGTCTACATATTCGGAACCATGATAACAGGCTATCTGCTGATTGGAATAGGCATTGCCCTGGTGTATCGGGAAATTCGGGGGTCGGTGTCAGCAGTGAAAATCTCCACGAAGCTGCCCGACATGATTGAGGGAGTGGGCAGAGCTGTTAGCACTCAGACTGCAATTATGAACCGCAACAACATGGAAAACATGGACAGAGCTATTAGTGCTCAGAATGTGGTCATAGATCGCAAGATGGGAATTATCTTGGAGAAGCTTTCGGCTTTGCGTGGGCAAAGGGATCGATTTGATCGATTTGAAGACCAGAATGGACAAATAGA CGGGAAAGTCCAACGCTATTTCCGGGagttggaagagagggagagagagtggagcCGTGAGGACCGGGCAG gaagcagaaatgAAGACTCACGCAGATCTGTATGGAGGATCAGTTCTTACTGTGTTCAGTCTGGATCTgcactgagggactgtgtatcatcatattcctcttcctccatcctggagctcacctgctcag actctgtcaggctggtgaatgggactagtctgtgttcaggcagactggaggtgaagtctgagcagtcgtggtcctcagtgtgtgaagctgactttgaccagcaggatgcagaggtggtctgtagggagcttgacTGTGGgactccttcagtcctccagggggcgctctatggagaagtggaggctccaatgtggaccaaagagttccagtgtggaggccatgagtctgctctcctggactgtagaagatcagactcagctagaagaacctgctcacctggtaaagctgttggactcacctgctcaccag agcctgtcaggttggtgggaggagctagtcgctgtgcaggtacactggaggtgaaacggggagagtggagaccagtgacTGACTATGACTGGACCCTGAGTAACTCTGgctggaccctgaaggaagcagatgtaatatgtagatatttggactgtggctctgctgttacaacaggaagcagaaatgAAGATTCATACAGATATGTATGGTGGATCAGTTCTTACTGTCTTCAGTCTGGATCTgcactgagggactgtgtatcatcatattcctcttcctccatcgtGGAGCTCACCTgttcaggtaagtccatca TGATGCAGATCTGTGTTGTCATGTCTCtccaggccagcagggggcagaagtCAGACCCACAGGAGAACATTGAGCTGGATTATATTAACCTGGGTGTTTCCAGAGCTGAAGGAGAGCCGGCTGAAGAGGAAGGAGCTCAAGGAGCAGAGTAG